One genomic segment of Romeriopsis navalis LEGE 11480 includes these proteins:
- a CDS encoding glutaredoxin family protein → MFSNTMELILYAKPGCHLCEGLEEKLRAIDQLEITLEVRDILTQPRWFEQYQYEIPVLFWRIDGQEQPIPRPSPRLSVEKLTQLLQQQRESPSK, encoded by the coding sequence ATGTTTTCGAACACTATGGAATTAATTTTGTATGCCAAGCCCGGCTGTCACCTTTGTGAAGGTTTGGAAGAGAAACTGCGGGCGATCGACCAGTTGGAAATCACACTCGAAGTGCGTGATATTTTGACCCAGCCAAGATGGTTTGAGCAGTACCAATACGAAATTCCTGTTTTATTCTGGCGTATTGATGGCCAAGAACAGCCGATTCCACGACCTTCGCCGCGTTTGAGCGTGGAGAAATTGACACAACTGCTACAGCAGCAGCGCGAATCTCCAAGTAAATAG